Within the Salvia hispanica cultivar TCC Black 2014 chromosome 4, UniMelb_Shisp_WGS_1.0, whole genome shotgun sequence genome, the region acgtggcatgggaagggctagtgggaggggcgccaccgAAGACACCCTTATAAAAACGCCTCACTTCTAgagagacggagggagtatacttATTCTAACACCAAAATAAGGGAAAATGACACAATTATTCAAGTCTCTAACCAAATTCTGAAaaccataaaattgaaaaataaaataaatataacctGCTCATGTCATATTCCATAAGGAATATGTAAAATGAAGCAAAAAGACAAAAAACTTGAAAGACTTGGATGAgggaaaaaaaacataacataGAAGAAGCGTAAAGCTTCAAACCAACAAATTGAGAGCTTGACTCACCAATATGTGTGTCATCGTTTTGCATTTCTACGTAAAAagatgatttaaatttttaacagTATCAAGTTCACTAAAAagtggtaaaataaaattaaataaaactaaaaattaagtTATGTAACATCATCCAAGATTATAAATCAAAAAGGCATGCTAGAGTTCCTCCCAGAATAACTGAAATCTGCTAGTTATTTTTCAGACTGCAAAATCCAAGTTCCAAGTTGACATTCTATAGCTGCATCCATGGATCAGAGACAGCAATACAGCATTTTACCTAGACCTCAGATCATGCCCTTCAATCAAAACGCCTCTCGTCCAGCCCTATTTTTTACCGGAGGAGAAGCTATTAAAGCGGGATACCTCCGCCAGAATACTCAACCTCCTGAACATCAAAACGGAACTCATCAGAGCACATCATAAAGCAATGATACTATTTGTGAAGCTTCTCCATAGATTATGATTTGTAAACATGTTGGTTCTATACAAGGTATTGTAGTTATTTAGAGCCATGAAACAAAGAGTCAagattattagtattattcaTTGAGTTTATATTCAGACAAAAATGGTTGTTAGTATGATCAACAAACCTGTGGTGGGGGCAAGGATGAAACCCAATCCGATAAATGAGTTGGAAGAAGACCAAGTGTGTTAAGCtgtcaacaaaaaattgaattcagTGAGATCTCGCAAATTCTTCAAAATGCAATTGGGGGGAGTTCTAATGAGTAACGACTTCTAAAGAAGCTCGAAAACCAACCTTCCAGACACCCAGCCCTAAAGCTGCCACATTAAGGGCGATGAATACTAGCTTAGGTGCTAGAAGGTCGACTTTGTGGTCCTTATATGGCTCAAACACTACAAAAGCAACAGTAGTCGTAAGTCACTAAGGTGTAAGAATTGAAAAGGTTAGAGTGATGTAGAGTATTTCAAGGTAAAAGCCATCATGTTCCAGTTCACTCATAGATTATACTCCCccatccacgaaaaataatctcattttgccattttgggatgtccacaaaaaattgtcccatttctataaatgaaaagtctctctctcatactttacccactttttctccatatctctcttacttaacctactttttctccatatatctcttactttacctactttttctccttctcttttactttaccaaatttctcattaaaacctgtgccgtCACAAATGGGACTACTTTTTGTGGACAGAGAGAGTAGATAAACCAAAGCTGTCAGAATCGATAAGCATCCGATGCAGCTAGATAGCTTGCAAAGCCAAACTATGAGATAAAAACAGCAATATTACTACAGAAACACCTAAATCTATCAGCAATCAAAATTGAAGTAAGGCCAATAAATATGACTTCTGGTGACTGGTGCACAGTGCACTACAAATCACAGAAGGCAACAACTGATgtagaaaatggaaaaactaagtgcatatgaaataaaatcagTGATGCACAGCAATTAAATATTCCCTCAgcttcctaaaaatagaaactctttccttttttggtccgtttcttaaaaatagaaactttccattttagtaaaTTTCTTTCTATCTAATGAGGTGACACCCATTTTCTACTaacacacttttttctttctatctctcttcctttaccaattttgcattaaaacccgtgcctttcaaaagttcctatttttaggaaatggCGGGAGTATGTTGTAAGTGAACTCACTTTTCCCAACCCCACGAAGTGCGTTGACTGGCTGTAGAAGAGCCGAAAATGTTATGCCAATGCTGAATAGATGAACCGTGCTTCCGGCCATCCACATCATGAATCCCATCATCATCAAATTCTTAAAGGGTGCTTGTGCGACCTCCCATGCTTTCTGTACATACAAATGAATGTTTCCAGTAGTTTTAGACATAAAACTAACTAAGATGCGGTAATAAAGCCAAATAGcaaaaaaagcaaaagcacataatctttaaaaaaattgcaaatcgATGAGCATAGACGCATAGTAAAGAAGAGCAAAGATGTATAAACTAAACAAATCTCAAGAAAGACCATTCAGTACTCACTACTCAGAGACCAAAAAGCACTGAAATATGGAATCAACACTATACAGAGCAGTAGCTTAAAGCTACAGTCGAAACCCAACATGTAAAGATAAGAAACTTCCTCCTCCTACAAACTGTCGCAATTTTATTACAGACAAGTTCCTTCACATTAGAATAGGAAATTCTTCCCCTTTGAGATTTCTTCACTTCAATCCAAGTTCTCTCTCTTAAGAAATCATAACTCCCATTTGGAATTCTTTACATCACtaaataacattttaaacCTTAATCATCACATAGATTTCGACAGAAGTAGTCATTTACACGATAACATCAGAGATGATCAAAAGCATTTTAGACAAAGTCAAATAGATCAAAAGATTCAAGCAATTCGATCCAAACCCCAACATAAAAAAGAACTCAAACTTTTCACCCCCAATTGGTTCATGATCAGGAACAATCATAAGCAACagaatcaaataataataagcaCGATCTCAGTTACAAGCAATTCTTATTTCAAAACATCAAATCCACGCTGCATAAAAATTAGCAGTCGAATCCAAATCAAATCCCTAAAAGCGCATAAATTTTACCTGAGCTTTCCAATTTGCCTCAGCGTCCTTCTTCTGCTTGCTCACAGCTGAATCATCCTAACCCCAAATAAAGGTAAATCGCGTCACTCAAATATTAACGTCGATATCTACTAAGTGTGTGCGCTCAAACAGTTGATAATTTCACTTGGTGTAGTTCATGTAGGTGATTGCAAAGGTGCACATACCTGATCTTGGGAAGCCCTAGTGAAGCCCGGTGGATCCGGAATATCACGTGACGACGAGGACGCCGAATTGTCCGTGAATCCGACTGCCCATCGCCGGCCCGAACCCATCACTGATTTCCCCTTGTccataactaatttttttcgcGTTGAGAATTGCTGATTATGCAATGGCAGCTGCGGCAGAAGAGATGCCTTTTAGTTGTGAATCAAAGATCTGCTCCGGTAGGGGCTGTTTGGTTTTAAGACCTTTTCCAATTCTTGCTATAATTTTAacctttttctaaaaaaaaattaattgacgatttcaatttattttgcaataaaGACTTAGGTAAGATTTCTACGTTTATATTGTTTAGCACCATATTAAGTTGagacataaataaatttcgaTTTTCGAGATTACTAAATTTACCACATTTATTAACtagaattgagaaaaaaaattggccaaaatcaatttgaatataaaatttttagtttggtagctaggcctgtcaaattgggtacccgcggatacccgatccTGAAATTACCAAAATCCAACCGAATTTTATTTCGTGTATCCAGTcccaattgtgattttgatttttttttaaaaattaactaCGAActtttaggatttatttaatattatttaattcgaATTTTATACAATGTTGAAGTACTAATATTCaagtaaaaataactacaaacttttagaaatataaaattcttataGTACCTCgaatttaagataaaataactaattcttgtagtagttcgaatttaaaagaaaataactacatacttttaaaaaatacaaaattcataagttatacatattaacatctttcatccatccacaataagtcaataaccatcaaaattcataaattcaaatattcatcctttataaatatcacaattcaataattcataagaatcaagatctaacaataatataatcaaataattcaaaattataaatatcacgAGTCAATGAaactaacataaattaaaaaagtaaattacatATCTTATATGCTAACCATTAagtattaatgaaattatagttaagaaattatattacatttaattataataaaaatataatttattaattttagaaaataaataggataattcgggtatacccgatcggatatcgggtaatccgatacccgataatccaaaattctcactacccgatcccgatccgATATTCGAAAAATCGGATTTTGGGTATCCAATTATCCGACTTTTTCGgatatccaatacccgatatccattttgacaggcCTATTGGTAGCTATGATAACGGCAtattagattattattattgtttgataacatagattatttatttttaaagccTATGATTAAGGACGAGCCCAATATAATAAACTCTCGTATTATCGATAAATTACACAAatattctttgtttttatttctctgGATCTGTTCCATCATTCACAAAAAATTGATCACAATTCCACGACAAAGAATGTGCATATTGGCAAAAAAAGTTATATGAATCTGCAACAAAAACCCCTTGAGATCACCTATGCCAATCTCCTACTACATACACACAAACATGATAAGTAATGGTGGGTCCATCACTCATGTTTGTGTGTATGTAGTAGGAGATGACATAGGTGATCTtcattgaaaaaaaacaaatgcaaTTCTCATTTCCGTCATTCTACGCCggtaattttgatgattttttccTAAATCATATTCCCTGATCAATTTCGTCAAAAATCACACCGCGCCTTGGTTCAGTTATGCTATATGAATTATGTTTTGCTCAATTGCTGGTCGCTGGAGTCGTGGTCAATTGTGCTTGTAATTATGGACTGTAAATTAGGCAAATGATAGGAGACCTGCTTCATGAACTGAACGTGGAGAGAGTGGGATTAAAATGACTGAAATACTTGAGAAGTAGAgtgataaaatgaataatggAGACTTGAGAGTTGAGACAGTGGAGTAATAGAGATGGAGGCTATAACAacgtagaaaataaaatgaatatttccTATAGTATACCAAACGTGtaaacacaaataattaatcacattaATCAAGATAGTTTATATggatgataattttataaatctaCCAACCTATTCCTAATTGTAggacaaatttataaattggtGTCTAAATCACAATTCAGTTAGTAATTCTTTATAATAAACAACAGGCCAGGCCCGTGATTtgagaaatcaagaaaataaaggCCCATACTTGTTAACCGGCCCTTAAGGCCCAATTTGGCGGCAGGTAGAAGTTGTCGAGACGTGAGCCGACTAAAGTTTCAACGTAACAGTTTTGCGCCacaataaattcatattttaattacagAAGACACTCAACatcaataatttcttttttcaatcaTAGTTTGGTATTATTGGGCGGAAATTCTGAAAAAATGTCGAGTTGTAGCTGTTATTGTTATAGACCGATGAATTTATATTCGGGAAATTCTGCTGTGCCGTCGAAAAAAGCTGTATTTGTTATGTCGAGGAGGGTTGGTGTGAGAGCTTCAATGGTGGAGTCATACGGGAGTTCTAATTTCTCGCAACGCATGGAACGTGCGTGGTTGATTTCTCAGGTAACTTTTCTGTATCAATTTCGATTAATTCAgtcaagtttttttttctaggttTCCTGCTTCGTTCAAGGGggagaatattttaaatattgactTGTTTGATGGTATAGTATTCAAATTCGAGCTTATCCGTGATAGGCTAGTGCCAATTCTCGTAGTGAAAGGAAGTTGAAGAGAGACATGATTCGagtttaacttttttaataattggattTCGTGTTGACTGGAAATAGAATTGATTGTGATTTTAGGTTAGGAGCAACCATTAGGATTACGATTTAGTTTGCAAAAGGGGGTGTGGAACGATATATTCTTGATGGTTTTGTATGTTGATAGACTCCCATAGCTGTTTCTGTGATCCTGTGGCGATCCCATGTTTTGTGTTAGTGATGAGACAGCCGAACACCTATAATTTCAACGCCTTGTATGTGATGAATGTGTAAGAGCTGTTGTGAAGCTGTAAATTCTTTATGCTTACAAACATAGCTTATTCAACCGATCTTGGCGGATAAAACTGTTGTTGAAGTTGTAGGTTCTTAAATTGTTAGTCAGATATTCCCTTGTTACAAATCTTGCATCTCTGGTTCTGCTTTGTGAAGTTGCACCGCTTGCTTGATAGAATGAAGATTAAGTAATGACACCTGTTATTGAAGTTGTAGGTTTTCAAATTGCTGGTCAGATATTCGCCAATTAGTTTCCACTCGTCTTGCTTCTTTTTTATGCTACATGAAGTTGCATTGGTTGCTTTGAAGCACCAAGTTGAAGTAACTTTAACACACACATCATAGGTTGTTTCTCTAAGAAATTTATCAGTGAATTAAGCTTGTACCTTTCTGAATAGTGTTTACAAACTGTAAATGGTTTTTTGCAATCGTCTCCTGTGCTTCGAAGTCATATACATAGACTGGCGAAAATAATTGCATCTCATGAAGTTCTTCCTTTAATGATTCTTTACACTATATGATGCTCCCTCCTCTAACAAAAAccattcaattaaaaatgtcaGCAACCAACGCCTGTTGCTTGTTCTTCATGCGACTCAAAGGGGCACATTGAGTGCAAATGGTGCAGTGGAACAGGGTTCTTCATCATTGGTGATAACATGTTGTGCCAAGTTCCTTCAAGAAACACCACATGTGTCATCTGCACTGGGAAGGTAAACTTTCTATAGCGTACATGAAATGAAATCCACTCGATCTCTCTAGACAAAACCGGTCATCTTACACACTTGTATGGTTTACAGGGTTCTGCATGCTGTGCTGATTGTAAAGGGACGGGCTTTCGTGCAAAGTGGCTAGAAGAGCCTCCTCTAACAAAGTAGCTAGAACCAGTCTAACAACCATATTTGTTGATGCTGATGATGTTTTCCTTCTCAATTCAGTTTTTTGGCGGTTGAAGTTGCTTCATTTCTACCAGTCTACTGTATTTATAACATCAACATTTCTACCAGTCTACTGTATCTGTATCTATCTATACAGGGATGTATACCgtgattttcttcttcattgcAACTATATACCATGATAGATTCATCATATAGTTATGTTGATTTTGTATTCATATTCCACACATTATCTGTAATCCTAATGTTTTCCATTTATTCAATGTCTTTTATAGAAAAAAGCATTGTGAATATgtgatacttcctctgtcccattataagagtcacactttgccATTTGGCGTCAAGTTTCACATTAACAttttactaactcatttcacttacattttattataaaattaatataaaaaagtgggtctcatattcaacaatttttttcaacttactattctttacattttttaaaatttgtgcctacaataagagtgactcctaagAGTATCTTCAAGAGGAGAAATTATATAGAAAAAgtatattatgtatttatcttcttaaaaagtgaaatatagcCTTCATAttccaaaattccaaaaagaagaaggtatatagaaaggtaaataaaaataaaaataaaataaatatatcatttgtCAATAATTTTAACACCCTATGAAAACCGTTtgtagtttaattaaaaacgtAAAGGAGTAGCagcattaaattaaaagtcgCAACTACCTCAAATGCGTTGATTTCGTCACTCGTTCTCTCTCTCTGGTTGAGCCGAGCGTTCCAATGGCGGATGAAGACGAAGCGAGGGTTGTGGAAGACCAGCTCCAATTCCAACTCAAGGAACAGAAAGACTCTCTCTCCGCCATCGCCGACGCCCTCTCCGTCGACCCCTCCAACTCCGAACTTCTTTCGGTACGCTCCTTACAGTTATGCGTAGACCTCCTCGTATCGTGTCTATATAATTGCATTTGGCGGGGATTTTTCCTCTGGATTATATTTTGCGTTGAATTCATCTCAttcttttctcatcaaatgtcaatttagttttt harbors:
- the LOC125219369 gene encoding uncharacterized protein LOC125219369, which encodes MSSCSCYCYRPMNLYSGNSAVPSKKAVFVMSRRVGVRASMVESYGSSNFSQRMERAWLISQQPTPVACSSCDSKGHIECKWCSGTGFFIIGDNMLCQVPSRNTTCVICTGKGSACCADCKGTGFRAKWLEEPPLTK
- the LOC125219046 gene encoding ER membrane protein complex subunit 4-like, with the translated sequence MDKGKSVMGSGRRWAVGFTDNSASSSSRDIPDPPGFTRASQDQDDSAVSKQKKDAEANWKAQKAWEVAQAPFKNLMMMGFMMWMAGSTVHLFSIGITFSALLQPVNALRGVGKMFEPYKDHKVDLLAPKLVFIALNVAALGLGVWKLNTLGLLPTHLSDWVSSLPPPQEVEYSGGGIPL